Proteins encoded in a region of the Lepeophtheirus salmonis chromosome 6, UVic_Lsal_1.4, whole genome shotgun sequence genome:
- the Rala gene encoding ras-related protein Ral-a, whose amino-acid sequence MASKKGSSSSSLHKVIMVGSGGVGKSALTLQFMYDEFVEDYEPTKADSYRKKVVLDGEDVQIDILDTAGQEDYAAIRDNYFRSGEGFLCVFSITEDDSFQATQEFREQILRVKGDDPVPPFILVGNKCDLTDKRQVSVATAKERANSWNVPYVETSAKDRVNVDKVFFDLMRKIQARKMDEDGNPVGSKPKKPGRKFPCKLF is encoded by the coding sequence ATGGCATCCAAAAAAGGTTCGTCCTCGTCGTCTCTTCATAAAGTCATCATGGTGGGCTCAGGAGGTGTCGGCAAATCCGCACTCACACTTCAATTCATGTATGATGAGTTTGTGGAAGACTACGAACCCACAAAGGCGGATTCCTATAGGAAAAAAGTCGTTCTTGATGGAGAAGATGTACAAATCGACATTTTAGATACTGCTGGTCAAGAAGATTATGCTGCTATACGTGACAATTATTTCCGATCGGGTGAAGGGTTTCTCTGCGTTTTCTCTATTACAGAAGATGATTCCTTCCAAGCTACTCAAGAATTCCGTGAACAAATACTTCGAGTCAAAGGGGATGATCCTGTGCCACCCTTTATTCTTGTAGGAAATAAGTGCGATTTAACGGATAAGAGGCAGGTTTCAGTTGCAACGGCTAAAGAACGCGCCAATAGTTGGAATGTTCCTTATGTGGAGACGTCTGCTAAGGATCGTGTTAATGTAGATAAGGTTTTCTTCGATTTGATGAGGAAAATTCAAGCTAGAAAAATGGATGAAGACGGTAATCCTGTAGGGTCAAAGCCCAAAAAGCCAGGGCGAAAGTTCCCTtgtaaactattttaa